One genomic segment of Actinoplanes ianthinogenes includes these proteins:
- a CDS encoding GNAT family N-acetyltransferase, giving the protein MAPVAVRSYRPSDHSAGRRLWSELTRQQHEMYGEADDDGGAGFEEYLTRLDLSGLWVADHADDGVIGMVGLIMRNRAGEVEPVVVTVTHRHKGVGRRLLQHVAAEAKKRNMTSLTISPSSRNVEAIRSLHAAGYDVVSSIELTMDLDRHTHAWQQEGLELQGLPFRN; this is encoded by the coding sequence ATGGCCCCTGTCGCAGTCCGTTCGTACCGCCCGAGTGACCACTCCGCGGGCCGGCGGCTGTGGTCCGAGCTCACCCGGCAGCAGCACGAGATGTACGGGGAGGCCGACGACGACGGTGGCGCCGGCTTCGAGGAGTATTTGACCAGGCTCGATCTGAGCGGCCTGTGGGTCGCCGACCACGCCGACGACGGCGTGATCGGGATGGTCGGCCTGATCATGCGGAACCGGGCCGGCGAGGTCGAGCCGGTCGTCGTCACGGTCACCCACCGGCACAAGGGCGTGGGCCGCCGGCTGCTCCAGCACGTCGCCGCCGAGGCGAAAAAGCGGAACATGACCTCGCTGACCATCTCCCCGTCCTCGCGGAACGTGGAGGCGATCCGCAGCCTGCACGCGGCCGGCTACGACGTGGTCTCCTCGATCGAGCTGACCATGGATCTGGACCGGCACACCCACGCCTGGCAGCAGGAGGGCCTGGAGTTGCAGGGCCTGCCCTTCCGCAACTGA
- a CDS encoding DUF6457 domain-containing protein, which yields MSELDDWVEAAAAELGVQPEELAVPVVLDVTRDVAHNVLRPAAPLTSYLMGLAVGRGADPAEAAAKISALALSWSRDS from the coding sequence ATGAGCGAGCTGGACGACTGGGTCGAGGCCGCCGCGGCCGAGCTCGGTGTGCAGCCGGAGGAGCTGGCGGTCCCGGTGGTGCTGGACGTCACCCGGGACGTCGCGCACAACGTGCTCCGGCCGGCGGCGCCGCTCACGTCGTACCTCATGGGGCTGGCCGTGGGACGCGGAGCGGACCCGGCCGAGGCCGCCGCGAAGATCAGCGCTCTGGCCCTCTCCTGGTCCAGGGATTCCTGA
- a CDS encoding MoaD/ThiS family protein, which yields MSVVLTVRYFAGARAAAGGVSSEQIAAGSLEELAQIVTARHGERLGLVMKSASFLVDGLTCHDRQAALPVGATVDVLPPFAGG from the coding sequence CTGAGCGTCGTGCTGACGGTTCGTTATTTCGCCGGGGCGCGTGCCGCGGCCGGTGGGGTGAGCAGCGAGCAGATCGCGGCCGGGTCGCTGGAGGAGCTGGCCCAGATCGTCACCGCCCGGCACGGGGAGCGGCTCGGGCTGGTGATGAAGTCGGCGAGCTTCCTGGTGGATGGGCTGACCTGTCACGACCGGCAGGCGGCGCTGCCGGTCGGCGCCACGGTCGACGTCCTGCCGCCCTTCGCCGGGGGCTGA
- a CDS encoding DUF4192 domain-containing protein, giving the protein MTSDCSLVIRTPAELIAMVPFVMGYHPSDSLAVVAVRGNRLEFALCHGLPPPLSAGAEAWEPADTVADTVVRQRVRTVVVIGYGPLRRVTPAVLRCAEALRRRDVMVLDAYRVADGRWWSFLCGDRTCCPPEGRPCLPADSVIAAEATFRGQVALPSRSELTAQVAAAGGALRTEMVRATERARRRFTGLLARGRHVADYERLVRQHGRDAVRAAERCYRSGGSLSPDETAWLGALLVDRSVEDFALDRVAPQEWRIRLWTDVLRRVEPAYVAPAACLLGYTAWRAGRGSLARVAVDRALAADPRHHLAELLHNVLGFGLAPHMVLPTAPRRRRG; this is encoded by the coding sequence ATGACATCCGACTGCAGCCTCGTCATCCGTACGCCCGCCGAGCTCATCGCCATGGTGCCGTTCGTGATGGGCTACCACCCCAGCGACAGCCTCGCCGTCGTCGCCGTGCGCGGCAACCGGCTGGAGTTCGCCCTCTGCCACGGCCTGCCGCCGCCGCTCTCGGCCGGCGCCGAGGCCTGGGAGCCGGCCGACACGGTCGCCGACACGGTCGTCCGGCAGCGGGTGCGCACCGTGGTCGTCATCGGATACGGGCCGCTGAGACGGGTCACCCCCGCGGTGCTGCGCTGCGCCGAGGCGCTGCGCCGGCGCGACGTGATGGTGCTGGACGCTTACCGGGTCGCCGACGGCCGATGGTGGTCGTTCCTCTGCGGCGACCGCACCTGCTGCCCACCGGAGGGCCGGCCCTGCCTGCCCGCGGACAGCGTGATCGCCGCCGAGGCCACCTTCCGCGGGCAGGTCGCGCTGCCCAGCCGGAGTGAGCTGACCGCGCAGGTGGCCGCGGCCGGCGGGGCCTTGCGCACCGAGATGGTCCGGGCCACCGAGCGGGCCCGGCGCCGGTTCACCGGCCTGCTGGCTCGTGGCCGGCACGTGGCGGACTACGAGCGGCTGGTCCGGCAGCACGGGCGGGACGCGGTCCGGGCCGCCGAGCGGTGCTACCGGTCCGGCGGCAGCCTGAGCCCGGACGAGACCGCCTGGCTGGGCGCGCTGCTGGTGGACCGGTCGGTGGAGGACTTCGCACTGGACCGGGTCGCGCCGCAGGAGTGGCGGATCCGGCTCTGGACCGACGTGCTGCGCCGGGTCGAGCCGGCCTACGTGGCGCCCGCGGCCTGTCTGCTCGGCTACACCGCGTGGCGGGCCGGGCGTGGCTCCCTGGCCCGGGTCGCGGTGGACCGGGCGCTGGCCGCCGATCCGCGGCACCACCTGGCCGAGCTGCTGCACAACGTGCTGGGTTTCGGGCTGGCCCCGCACATGGTGCTGCCGACCGCACCGCGGCGGAGGCGCGGATGA
- a CDS encoding metallophosphoesterase, protein MAAFFAVILLVIVLIHYYLFKRLVLDTTRPGWARRVGTVIAAGLTLLVPATLIGVRAGHVRWLAWPGYLWIALMFYLLITLLVLEVPRLLVRLTRLRRGRAGDGAEVTPTGDAADLALQPAGAVPAGTSGETPGATGDSPTRDSPTRDSAAATDATGATGAATDTPGGVDRRLVLARGAAIFAGLTAASVTGYGIRTATSAPRIDRVRIPIAKLPRSMDGTRLAVVSDIHLGPLTGIGHAQRITRVINSVDADVVCVVGDLVDGTVAELGRLAEPLRGIESRRGAYFVTGNHEYYSGFEPWIDEVTELGMRPLRNARVEIDGLDLAGVNDLGGDQFGDPADFGRALGDRDRSRPVVLMAHQPLAAKDAAPYGVDLQVSGHTHGGQMAPFNLLVKLQQPVVSGFGRVDGVPVYVTNGAGFWGPPVRVGAPPQVTVVELRVA, encoded by the coding sequence GTGGCAGCGTTCTTCGCGGTGATCCTGCTGGTCATCGTTCTGATCCACTACTACCTCTTCAAGCGCCTGGTGCTCGACACGACGCGGCCGGGGTGGGCACGGCGGGTCGGCACGGTGATCGCGGCCGGGCTCACGCTGCTGGTGCCGGCGACGCTGATCGGGGTGCGTGCCGGGCATGTGAGGTGGCTGGCCTGGCCGGGCTACCTGTGGATCGCCCTGATGTTCTACCTGCTGATCACGCTGCTCGTGCTGGAGGTTCCGCGGTTGCTGGTGCGGCTGACCCGGCTGCGTCGAGGGCGTGCCGGAGATGGCGCGGAGGTGACACCGACCGGGGACGCGGCGGATCTCGCGTTGCAGCCCGCCGGGGCCGTTCCGGCCGGGACCAGCGGGGAGACGCCGGGTGCGACCGGCGACTCCCCGACCCGCGACTCCCCGACCCGCGACTCGGCGGCGGCCACCGATGCGACCGGTGCCACGGGCGCCGCGACGGACACGCCTGGCGGCGTCGATCGGCGGCTGGTGCTGGCGCGAGGCGCGGCGATCTTTGCCGGACTGACCGCGGCGAGTGTCACCGGCTACGGCATCCGGACCGCGACCAGTGCGCCGCGGATCGATCGGGTGCGGATCCCGATCGCCAAGCTCCCCCGATCGATGGACGGGACCCGGCTGGCCGTCGTCTCCGACATCCACCTCGGGCCACTGACCGGAATCGGTCACGCGCAGCGCATCACCCGAGTGATCAATTCGGTGGACGCGGACGTGGTGTGCGTCGTCGGTGACCTTGTCGACGGCACTGTCGCGGAACTGGGGCGGCTCGCCGAGCCGCTGCGTGGCATCGAGTCCCGGAGGGGCGCCTACTTCGTGACCGGCAACCACGAGTACTACTCCGGCTTCGAGCCGTGGATCGACGAGGTCACCGAGCTGGGCATGCGCCCGCTGCGCAACGCGCGGGTGGAGATCGACGGGCTGGACCTAGCCGGGGTGAACGACCTGGGTGGGGATCAGTTCGGTGACCCGGCCGACTTCGGCAGGGCGCTCGGCGACCGGGACCGGAGCCGGCCGGTGGTGCTGATGGCGCACCAGCCGCTGGCCGCCAAGGACGCCGCGCCCTACGGCGTCGACCTCCAGGTCTCCGGGCACACCCACGGCGGCCAGATGGCGCCCTTCAACTTGCTCGTGAAACTCCAGCAACCGGTAGTCTCCGGCTTCGGACGGGTGGACGGCGTGCCGGTTTACGTGACCAACGGCGCGGGCTTCTGGGGCCCACCGGTCCGCGTGGGCGCGCCGCCGCAGGTCACGGTGGTCGAACTCCGCGTGGCGTAA
- a CDS encoding VOC family protein, translated as MSRAEASAAVLDVGWRFLLGRLQSAVPVPSLATAVEVAAAATQAAGEHADGHLRVDLRSDRVILTLETLGLASLTSRDVELAHRISAALAEIGHRTASRAEHRAVQMLEIAIDARDIAAIRPFWKAVLGYTHEPSADGPTDPIVDPAGQGPAVWFQRMTEPRPQRNRVHFDLCVPHDEAPDRIAAAVAAGGRLVSERRAPAFWILADVEGNEICVTTWQGRD; from the coding sequence GTGAGTCGGGCGGAGGCTTCCGCGGCGGTTCTGGACGTGGGGTGGCGGTTCCTGCTGGGCCGGCTGCAAAGCGCCGTTCCGGTTCCCTCGCTGGCCACCGCAGTCGAGGTGGCGGCCGCCGCGACGCAAGCCGCGGGGGAGCACGCCGACGGACACCTGCGGGTCGATCTGCGGTCGGATCGGGTGATCCTCACCCTCGAGACGCTCGGGCTCGCGTCGCTGACGAGCCGTGACGTCGAGCTGGCCCACCGGATCTCCGCCGCGCTGGCCGAGATCGGTCACCGGACCGCGTCGCGGGCGGAGCACCGAGCGGTGCAGATGCTGGAGATCGCCATCGACGCGCGAGACATCGCCGCGATCCGCCCGTTTTGGAAAGCGGTGCTGGGTTACACGCACGAGCCCTCGGCCGACGGACCGACCGATCCGATCGTCGACCCGGCCGGGCAGGGGCCGGCGGTCTGGTTCCAGCGGATGACCGAGCCGCGCCCCCAGCGCAACCGGGTGCACTTCGATCTCTGTGTGCCGCACGACGAGGCGCCGGATCGGATCGCGGCCGCGGTGGCGGCCGGGGGCCGGCTGGTGTCCGAGCGGCGCGCCCCCGCGTTCTGGATTCTGGCCGACGTCGAGGGCAACGAGATCTGCGTGACGACCTGGCAGGGACGTGACTGA
- the fdhD gene encoding formate dehydrogenase accessory sulfurtransferase FdhD — MARSTTRRPVVRIDLGASPAVSRRRPDELAAEEPLEIRLRKQALAVTMRTPGHDIDLVIGFLLAEGVIGGAEDVVTAQLCAGTDTPNTYNVVDVVLGEHVPPPVTDPSRNFYTTSSCGVCGKASIDAVRTRSRFDVSGDPLRIAAGALAELPDRLRAAQRTFDRTGGLHAAGLFTAGGELLVLREDVGRHNAVDKVLGWAVREGRLPLAGHVLMVSGRASFELTQKAWMAGLPMLAAVSAPSTLAVELAEEAGMTLVGFLRGETMNVYAGVDRVTI; from the coding sequence ATGGCGAGGAGCACTACCCGGCGGCCGGTGGTCCGCATCGATCTCGGAGCGTCCCCGGCCGTGAGCCGGCGGCGGCCGGACGAGCTCGCCGCCGAGGAGCCGCTGGAGATCCGGCTGCGCAAGCAGGCGCTGGCCGTCACCATGCGCACCCCGGGTCACGACATCGACCTGGTGATCGGGTTCCTGCTCGCCGAGGGCGTGATCGGCGGCGCCGAGGACGTGGTCACCGCGCAGCTCTGCGCCGGGACGGACACCCCGAACACGTACAACGTGGTGGACGTCGTGCTCGGCGAGCACGTGCCGCCGCCGGTCACCGACCCGAGCCGGAACTTCTACACCACCAGCTCGTGCGGGGTGTGCGGGAAGGCCAGCATCGACGCGGTGCGGACCCGGTCCCGGTTCGACGTCTCCGGCGACCCGCTGCGGATCGCGGCCGGCGCCCTGGCCGAGCTGCCCGACCGGCTGCGGGCGGCGCAGCGGACCTTCGACCGGACCGGCGGGCTGCACGCGGCCGGGCTGTTCACCGCCGGCGGCGAGCTGCTGGTGCTGCGCGAGGACGTGGGCCGGCACAACGCGGTGGACAAAGTGCTCGGCTGGGCGGTGCGGGAGGGCCGGTTGCCGCTGGCCGGGCACGTGCTGATGGTCTCCGGTCGAGCCAGTTTCGAGCTCACCCAGAAGGCCTGGATGGCCGGGTTGCCGATGCTCGCCGCGGTGTCCGCGCCGAGCACCCTCGCGGTCGAGCTGGCCGAGGAGGCCGGGATGACGCTGGTCGGCTTCCTGCGCGGGGAGACCATGAACGTGTACGCCGGGGTGGATCGCGTCACGATCTGA
- a CDS encoding fructosamine kinase family protein: MDMAYLRAHPEHLPTFLTHQRIRETPVHRGVSSASRLTLDDGTSLFAKTWPDGDAPAGLFAAEAAGLRWLREAGAVAVPEILVALPEMIAMEWVEPGDGGRQAAEEFGRGLAALHRRGAEAFGAPWTGWIGPLPLDNTPSPGPWGAWFAERRLLPYLRISVDRGALSGGDAAVVEEVIKGIDGYGGEEPPARIHGDLWPGNVLWGADGRGWLVDPAAHGGHRETDLATLGLFGGVSWLDVILAAYQEEWALGDGWRGRVPLHRLHLLLVHTAAFGAGYRGAVREAAEAVLRG; the protein is encoded by the coding sequence GTGGACATGGCGTATTTGCGCGCGCACCCGGAGCATCTCCCGACATTCCTGACTCACCAGCGGATCCGGGAGACACCGGTACATCGTGGGGTGAGCTCGGCGTCCCGGCTGACCCTGGACGACGGGACGTCGCTGTTCGCGAAGACGTGGCCGGACGGGGATGCTCCGGCGGGGCTGTTCGCGGCGGAGGCGGCGGGGTTGCGCTGGTTGCGCGAGGCGGGGGCGGTTGCCGTACCGGAAATTCTTGTCGCCCTGCCCGAGATGATCGCGATGGAATGGGTCGAACCGGGTGATGGTGGCCGGCAGGCCGCCGAAGAATTTGGGCGCGGCCTGGCCGCGCTGCATCGCCGTGGGGCGGAGGCGTTCGGCGCGCCGTGGACGGGGTGGATCGGGCCGTTGCCGCTGGACAACACGCCGTCTCCGGGGCCGTGGGGCGCCTGGTTCGCGGAGCGGCGGCTGCTTCCCTACCTGCGGATCTCGGTCGATCGCGGTGCGCTGTCCGGCGGCGACGCCGCGGTGGTCGAGGAGGTCATCAAGGGCATTGACGGGTACGGCGGGGAGGAGCCGCCGGCCCGGATCCATGGTGACCTGTGGCCGGGGAACGTGTTGTGGGGTGCGGACGGGCGGGGGTGGCTCGTTGATCCGGCGGCTCATGGCGGGCATCGGGAGACGGATCTGGCGACGCTCGGGTTGTTCGGTGGGGTGTCCTGGTTGGACGTGATCCTCGCGGCTTATCAGGAGGAGTGGGCGCTCGGGGACGGGTGGCGGGGGCGGGTGCCGTTGCATCGGCTGCACCTGTTGCTCGTGCATACGGCGGCTTTTGGAGCGGGGTATCGCGGGGCGGTCCGGGAGGCCGCTGAGGCGGTGCTCCGCGGATAG
- a CDS encoding alkaline phosphatase D family protein: MPISRRTLLLSSAAGAAGTTTLWPLAASAAPYRGPLRADPFTLGVASGDPEPDGFVLWTRLATTPLADDGLGGMPDRTIRVDWELAADERFRRVVRRGSVAARPESAHAVHVELNGLLPGREYFYRFHAEKHTSPVGRTRTTPPRWATGGSLAMSFVSCSQYEHGYFTAYRRLAEDEPELILHLGDYQYEYQAGVYVAPTGNPRDHQGPETVTLANYRQRHAQYKTDPDLQAAHAVAPWAVVFDDHEVENNWADEVPEQPDPNFLARRAAAFQAYYENMPLRRTSIPRGIDMQLYRRLRWGRLATFHMLDTRQFRDDQGCGDGYKDCPAAIDPARSITGAEQEAWLLDGFHRSAARWDILGQQVFFGQRDNNAGPQKVLSMDSWDGYQASRQRITQGWVDARVRNPVVLTGDVHAHWADELKLDYDDPTSRTVGTELVCSSITSTGDGADVPSGTHLWAAWNPHLKFYNNQRGYVRTRITPDSLTADFVVLPYVSRPGAAAHTRASFVIEDRVPGLTKIADNPTPGATPLAKAADDLGAATVRQETERP, from the coding sequence ATGCCGATCTCACGACGTACCCTGCTGCTGAGCTCAGCGGCCGGCGCCGCCGGCACCACCACCCTGTGGCCGCTCGCGGCGAGCGCCGCGCCGTACCGGGGACCGCTGCGGGCGGACCCCTTCACCCTCGGTGTCGCCTCCGGTGACCCGGAGCCGGACGGCTTCGTGCTCTGGACCCGGCTGGCGACCACCCCGCTCGCCGACGACGGTCTCGGCGGCATGCCGGACCGGACGATCCGGGTCGACTGGGAACTCGCCGCCGACGAGCGGTTCCGCCGCGTCGTCCGCCGGGGCTCGGTGGCCGCCCGGCCGGAGTCGGCGCACGCCGTGCACGTGGAACTGAACGGGCTGCTGCCGGGGCGGGAGTACTTCTACCGCTTCCACGCCGAGAAGCACACGTCCCCGGTCGGGCGGACCCGGACCACGCCGCCGCGGTGGGCCACGGGCGGTTCGCTGGCCATGTCGTTCGTCTCGTGCTCGCAGTACGAGCACGGGTACTTCACCGCGTACCGCCGGCTGGCCGAGGACGAGCCGGAGTTGATCCTGCACCTGGGCGACTACCAGTACGAGTACCAGGCCGGCGTCTATGTGGCGCCGACCGGTAACCCGCGCGACCACCAGGGGCCGGAGACCGTGACGCTGGCCAATTACCGGCAGCGGCACGCGCAGTACAAGACCGACCCGGACCTCCAGGCCGCGCACGCGGTGGCGCCGTGGGCGGTGGTCTTCGACGACCACGAGGTGGAGAACAACTGGGCCGACGAGGTGCCCGAGCAGCCCGACCCGAACTTCCTGGCGCGCCGGGCAGCCGCGTTCCAGGCGTACTACGAGAACATGCCGCTGCGCCGGACCTCGATCCCGCGCGGCATCGACATGCAGCTGTACCGGCGGCTCCGGTGGGGGCGGCTGGCCACCTTCCACATGCTCGACACCCGGCAGTTCCGGGACGACCAGGGCTGCGGGGACGGGTACAAGGACTGCCCGGCCGCGATCGACCCGGCCCGCTCGATCACCGGGGCCGAGCAGGAGGCCTGGCTGCTCGACGGGTTCCACCGGTCGGCGGCGCGCTGGGACATCCTCGGGCAGCAGGTCTTTTTCGGCCAGCGGGACAACAACGCCGGGCCGCAGAAGGTGCTCAGCATGGACTCCTGGGACGGATACCAGGCGTCCCGGCAGCGGATCACCCAGGGCTGGGTGGACGCGCGCGTGCGCAACCCCGTCGTGCTCACCGGGGACGTGCACGCGCACTGGGCCGACGAGCTGAAACTCGATTACGACGATCCGACCTCGCGGACGGTCGGCACCGAGCTGGTCTGCTCGTCGATCACGTCGACCGGGGACGGCGCCGACGTGCCGAGCGGGACGCACCTGTGGGCGGCCTGGAACCCGCACCTGAAGTTTTACAACAACCAGCGAGGATACGTCCGGACCCGGATCACGCCGGACTCGCTGACCGCGGACTTCGTGGTGCTGCCCTACGTCAGCAGGCCGGGTGCGGCCGCGCACACCCGGGCCAGCTTCGTGATCGAGGACCGGGTGCCGGGTCTCACCAAGATCGCCGACAACCCGACGCCGGGCGCGACGCCGCTCGCGAAGGCGGCCGACGATCTGGGCGCCGCGACCGTGCGGCAGGAGACCGAGCGGCCCTGA
- the moaA gene encoding GTP 3',8-cyclase MoaA → MIALADRFGRVATDLRVSLTDRCNLRCTYCMPAEGLAWMPQPEQLTDAEVVRLIRIAVERLGVTEVRFTGGEPLIRRGLVGIVTEVARLAPRPRMSVTTNGIGLDRLAVPLRDAGLDRVNVSLDTLDPQRFLTLTRRDRHADVLRGLRAAAEAGLTPVKINTVLMRDVNDDEAPALLRFALEHGYQLRFIEQMPLDAQHQWDRHTMITADEILAALKPFDLRPDVVSRGTAPAETWLVPGHVDAAGEPARVGVIGSVTRPFCGDCDRTRLTADGQVRNCLFATEESDLRKLVRDGAPDAEIAEAWRVAMAGKRAGHGIDDPAFLQPARPMSAIGG, encoded by the coding sequence GTGATCGCGCTTGCCGATCGCTTCGGCCGTGTCGCGACCGACCTGCGGGTCTCCCTCACCGATCGGTGCAACCTGCGGTGCACCTACTGCATGCCCGCCGAGGGCCTGGCCTGGATGCCGCAGCCCGAGCAGCTCACCGACGCCGAGGTGGTCCGGCTGATCCGGATCGCCGTCGAGCGGCTCGGCGTGACCGAGGTCCGGTTCACCGGTGGCGAGCCGCTGATCCGCCGCGGCCTGGTCGGCATCGTCACCGAGGTGGCCCGGCTCGCGCCGCGGCCGCGGATGTCGGTGACCACCAACGGCATCGGCCTCGACCGGCTGGCCGTCCCGCTGCGCGACGCCGGGCTCGATCGGGTGAATGTCTCGCTGGACACGCTCGATCCGCAGCGGTTCCTGACGCTGACCCGCCGCGACCGGCACGCCGACGTGCTGCGGGGCCTGCGCGCGGCGGCCGAGGCCGGGCTGACGCCCGTGAAAATCAACACTGTGCTGATGCGCGACGTGAACGACGACGAGGCGCCGGCCCTGCTGCGGTTCGCGCTGGAGCACGGCTACCAGTTGCGGTTCATCGAGCAGATGCCGCTGGACGCCCAGCACCAGTGGGACCGGCACACCATGATCACCGCCGACGAGATCCTCGCCGCGCTGAAACCCTTCGATCTGCGTCCTGACGTGGTTTCACGTGGAACGGCTCCGGCCGAGACCTGGCTGGTACCAGGGCACGTGGACGCGGCCGGGGAGCCGGCCCGGGTCGGTGTGATCGGGAGCGTGACCCGGCCGTTCTGCGGTGACTGCGACCGGACCCGGCTGACGGCCGACGGCCAGGTGCGGAACTGCCTGTTCGCGACCGAGGAGAGCGACCTGCGGAAGCTGGTGCGTGACGGCGCGCCCGACGCCGAGATCGCGGAGGCGTGGCGGGTGGCCATGGCCGGCAAGCGGGCCGGGCACGGCATCGACGATCCGGCCTTCTTGCAGCCGGCCCGGCCCATGTCCGCCATCGGAGGCTGA
- the mobA gene encoding NTP transferase domain-containing protein: MVLAGGAARRMGGADKPTLAVAGQSMLTRVLAAVHDADPRVVVGKVPADLPVPVHVTREEPPGGGPVAAAAAGLALVPEQIAYTALLAADLPFLTGEAIDVLRLTMESAPMEGAVYRDTDGRLQILCGVWRTAALRAAIDRLAAQRGGLHGAPVRELIEQLRVAEVSWRRPGPPPWFDCDTDDDLRTAEEWAR; encoded by the coding sequence GTGGTCCTGGCCGGTGGTGCGGCGCGGCGGATGGGCGGTGCGGACAAGCCGACGCTGGCCGTCGCCGGCCAGTCGATGCTGACCCGGGTGCTGGCCGCGGTGCACGACGCCGATCCGCGCGTGGTGGTCGGCAAGGTGCCCGCCGACCTGCCCGTTCCGGTGCATGTGACCCGGGAGGAGCCGCCCGGCGGTGGTCCGGTCGCGGCGGCCGCGGCGGGGCTGGCGCTGGTGCCCGAGCAGATCGCGTACACCGCCCTGCTCGCCGCCGACCTGCCGTTCCTCACCGGCGAGGCGATCGACGTGCTGCGCCTGACCATGGAGTCGGCGCCGATGGAGGGCGCGGTCTACCGGGACACCGACGGACGGTTGCAGATCCTCTGCGGGGTGTGGCGCACCGCTGCCCTGCGCGCGGCGATCGACCGGCTCGCCGCCCAGCGCGGCGGCCTGCACGGCGCGCCGGTGCGGGAGCTGATCGAGCAGCTCCGGGTCGCCGAGGTGTCCTGGCGCCGGCCCGGCCCGCCGCCCTGGTTCGACTGCGACACCGACGACGACCTGCGGACCGCGGAGGAGTGGGCGAGATGA